One Owenweeksia hongkongensis DSM 17368 genomic region harbors:
- a CDS encoding T9SS type A sorting domain-containing protein, with product MLKKLLFFFTTFLMILPTLFAQWNWGVRGGSVNTMQRLQDYNNITQIVTDANGNIYTMGPIGGAGVKVGSQSLTSYSGYGTGSTTDILICSFSPSGQLRWTKVIGGAEMDVVQGIETDLQGNVYLQGRVLNVYETWVGVPPTAVHFDADTVLSIVPIDSTTLMYKDTLQQSMFMIKYDTSGTLKWLRMPEPDSTSMYRGNFPFRMDVDNSGNVHWWCYLKPGQFRWANNNVITQEGMFILKYSTQGQVLSCTSLDMTIDGLQFWGAFGSAKFKVNSATGNYYIAGTNEGSATISLGGGPVNSKMYLAAFSPAGQLLWKKESGGGDLGSIEDLELDLNGNIYLGGLVRPGTEFGGHTYTSPKSSGAPFVSSFDSGGNHLWSEMAVVDAVSITYDVAVSDTEIAITGYGSSLYWPNNTDSVKTLGNQGYDAFLARFNKSNGELITMERTNTPFGGASYGNAIAAGPQNTYYMGGNFSMSMFLGQDTLYKVGSQRSFFLTKYECDVPEASMSVSGINASNTINLTYTGDPADSVKWYLGDGTQVWGDSIQHSYAAKGKYRVCAMAYFECTEVTVCDSLVAGEISLIEESLAEIAIYPNPTNDFLNLENLSKEGQVTLYNLSGKLLLQQPFKKENNKLDLSDLPKGVYVLELISRQGVRVFRKVMKE from the coding sequence ATGTTAAAAAAACTACTCTTTTTCTTCACGACCTTTTTGATGATTTTACCTACACTATTCGCTCAATGGAATTGGGGTGTAAGAGGAGGTTCAGTGAATACCATGCAGCGTCTGCAGGACTATAATAACATTACTCAAATAGTAACAGACGCTAATGGAAACATTTACACCATGGGACCCATAGGTGGTGCTGGTGTTAAGGTAGGAAGTCAATCACTCACGAGTTACTCAGGTTATGGCACGGGTAGTACAACAGATATTTTGATTTGCAGTTTTTCACCATCAGGACAACTGAGATGGACAAAAGTTATCGGGGGTGCAGAAATGGATGTTGTTCAAGGTATTGAAACTGATCTTCAAGGTAATGTTTATTTACAGGGAAGAGTATTAAACGTCTACGAGACATGGGTAGGAGTGCCTCCAACTGCTGTGCACTTTGATGCCGATACGGTACTTTCTATAGTACCCATTGACTCAACTACTTTAATGTATAAGGATACCTTACAGCAAAGTATGTTTATGATAAAATATGATACCTCGGGTACACTTAAATGGCTGCGAATGCCGGAGCCAGATAGTACAAGTATGTATCGTGGAAATTTTCCTTTTAGAATGGATGTTGACAATAGTGGAAATGTGCATTGGTGGTGTTATCTGAAACCAGGCCAGTTTCGTTGGGCCAATAACAATGTGATTACACAAGAGGGAATGTTTATATTGAAGTACTCCACTCAAGGACAGGTGCTAAGTTGTACTTCATTAGACATGACTATTGATGGATTGCAATTTTGGGGAGCGTTCGGCTCTGCAAAGTTTAAAGTAAATTCTGCAACCGGCAATTATTATATCGCTGGAACAAATGAAGGCAGTGCAACTATCAGTCTTGGGGGAGGTCCTGTAAACTCAAAAATGTATCTAGCAGCCTTTTCCCCAGCAGGTCAATTATTATGGAAAAAGGAAAGTGGGGGGGGTGACCTTGGTTCTATAGAGGATCTGGAATTGGATTTGAATGGCAATATCTATTTAGGGGGCTTAGTAAGGCCTGGAACGGAGTTTGGAGGTCACACATATACCTCTCCCAAAAGCAGTGGGGCTCCTTTCGTTAGCTCATTTGATTCAGGAGGAAACCATTTGTGGTCAGAAATGGCTGTTGTGGACGCAGTTTCAATTACTTATGATGTAGCGGTTAGCGACACCGAAATAGCTATTACTGGCTACGGTTCAAGTTTATACTGGCCCAACAACACAGATTCTGTAAAAACCCTGGGTAACCAAGGCTACGATGCCTTTCTTGCCCGCTTTAACAAAAGCAATGGTGAGCTTATTACTATGGAGCGCACTAATACACCCTTTGGCGGTGCAAGCTATGGCAATGCTATAGCAGCCGGCCCACAAAACACCTACTATATGGGAGGTAACTTTAGCATGTCTATGTTTTTGGGGCAGGATACTTTGTACAAAGTAGGCAGCCAGCGCAGCTTTTTCCTTACCAAGTATGAGTGTGATGTACCGGAGGCCAGCATGAGTGTGAGCGGCATAAATGCTAGCAATACGATAAACCTTACCTACACCGGAGATCCGGCAGATAGCGTAAAGTGGTATTTGGGTGATGGCACCCAAGTGTGGGGTGACAGTATTCAGCATAGCTATGCTGCCAAAGGGAAATATAGAGTTTGTGCTATGGCCTACTTTGAATGCACAGAGGTTACGGTGTGTGATAGCTTAGTAGCCGGGGAAATCAGCCTCATTGAAGAAAGCTTGGCCGAAATAGCGATTTATCCCAATCCTACCAATGATTTTTTGAACTTAGAGAATTTGTCCAAGGAAGGTCAAGTAACTTTATACAATCTTAGTGGGAAGCTCTTATTACAACAGCCCTTTAAAAAAGAAAACAACAAACTGGATTTATCCGATTTACCGAAAGGGGTGTATGTGCTGGAGCTGATTAGTAGGCAAGGGGTAAGGGTTTTTAGAAAGGTGATGAAAGAATAG